One Elgaria multicarinata webbii isolate HBS135686 ecotype San Diego chromosome 6, rElgMul1.1.pri, whole genome shotgun sequence DNA segment encodes these proteins:
- the RXFP3 gene encoding relaxin-3 receptor 1 has protein sequence MEALCEYSYCPLAASMKEAGAEEFLDSFPSLLGERLLLSNGTNESLQELWRSLFNLERSDGLQGSSSVVLRIFISIIYSVVCALGLVGNVLVLYLMKSKWRKSSINLFVTCLAVTDFQFVLTLPFWAVENALDFTWLFGKAMCKTLSYLTAMNMYASVFFLTAMSIARYHAVASALKTQRQGGLLVGCSSAKWLCVLIWILAILASLPNGIFSTTSTFFSEEFCLVRIPDSQGNNTQFWLGLYHAQKVLLGFVLPLSTITLCYLLLVRFISDRHVGAGSCGPSTKRRSKVTKSVTIVVLSFFLCWLPNQALTTWGILIKLNVLHFSPGYFFSQAYLFPITVCLAHSNSCLNPIFYCLMRREFRKALKKLLWRITSPSITTMRPFTATTKPEQEEQVLHTLTRMSPAAAATPPPSAAAVAATLPDIISYPPGVVVYSSRSDILPTSTSAELHC, from the coding sequence ATGGAGGCCCTCTGCGAATACAGCTACTGCCCGCTAGCAGCTAGCATGAAAGAAGCCGGGGCAGAAGAATTCCTGGATTCCTTCCCCAGCCTACTAGGAGAAAGGCTGCTGTTGAGCAACGGCACCAATGAGTCCCTGCAGGAGCTTTGGAGGAGCCTCTTCAACCTGGAGAGATCCGACGGGCTGCAGGGGAGCAGCTCGGTGGTCCTGCGGATCTTCATCTCCATCATCTACTCGGTGGTGTGTGCCCTCGGCCTGGTGGGCAACGTGCTGGTGCTCTACCTGATGAAGAGCAAGTGGAGGAAGTCCTCCATCAACCTCTTCGTGACCTGCTTGGCGGTGACCGACTTCCAGTTTGTGCTGACGCTGCCCTTCTGGGCGGTGGAGAACGCTCTGGATTTCACCTGGCTCTTCGGCAAAGCCATGTGCAAGACCCTCTCCTACCTGACGGCCATGAACATGTATGCCAGCGTCTTCTTCCTCACCGCCATGAGCATCGCCCGCTACCACGCCGTGGCCTCAGCCCTGAAAACCCAGCGGCAAGGAGGGCTCTTGGTGGGCTGCTCTTCGGCCAAGTGGCTGTGTGTCCTCATATGGATCTTGGCCATTCTGGCTTCTCTGCCCAACGGCATCTTCTCCACCACTTCCACCTTCTTCAGCGAAGAGTTCTGCCTGGTCAGGATCCCCGACAGCCAAGGCAACAACACCCAGTTCTGGCTGGGGCTGTACCACGCCCAGAAGGTGCTGCTGGGCTTTGTCTTGCCATTGAGCACCATCACCCTTTGCTACCTCTTGCTGGTGCGCTTCATCAGCGACCGGCACGTGGGCGCCGGCTCCTGCGGCCCCAGCACCAAGCGCCGCTCCAAGGTGACCAAATCGGTGACCATCGTGGTGCTCTCCTTCTTCCTCTGCTGGCTGCCCAACCAGGCGCTCACCACCTGGGGCATCCTCATCAAGCTCAACGTGCTGCACTTCAGCCCCGGGTACTTCTTCTCGCAGGCGTACCTCTTCCCCATCACCGTGTGCCTGGCGCACTCCAACAGCTGCCTCAACCCCATCTTCTACTGCCTCATGCGCAGGGAGTTCCGCAAAGCCCTCAAGAAGCTGCTGTGGCGGATCACTTCGCCCTCCATCACCACCATGCGCCCCTTCACAGCCACCACCAAGCCTGAGCAGGAAGAGCAGGTGCTGCACACCCTCACGCGCATGAGCCCTGCAGCGGCCGCAACTCCacctccttctgctgctgctgtagcaGCCACCTTGCCGGACATTATCTCCTACCCCCCTGGGGTGGTGGTGTACAGTAGCCGCTCGGACATCTTGCCCACCAGCACCTCTGCTGAGCTGCACTGTTAA